Proteins encoded together in one Telopea speciosissima isolate NSW1024214 ecotype Mountain lineage chromosome 6, Tspe_v1, whole genome shotgun sequence window:
- the LOC122663643 gene encoding DNA-directed RNA polymerases I and III subunit RPAC1-like isoform X2 — MMGVDNGTRLDEFCKKFEVEVIRLTEDDMEFDMIGIDPAIANAFRRILIAELPTMAIEKVLIANNTSIIQDEVLAHRLGLIPIKVDPRLFEYMSENDTPNEKNTIVFKLHVTCKKGDTRLTVKTDTLKWLPNGSEFPVASENPASNPASKPKTYTSFTCSQDSLPEYSDQPIAPKHNDIILAKLGPGQEIELEAHAVKGIGKTHAKWSPVSTAWYRMLPEVVLLQEVEDEKAEELVKKCPVNVFDIEDLAKGKKRATVARPRACTLCRECIRGEDWEKRVAIRRVKDHFIFTIESAGALPPDVLFTEVVKILEDKCERVITELS; from the exons ATGATGGGAGTTGATAATGGTACTCGGTTGGATGAGTTCTGCAAAAAGTTCGAAGTTGAAGTGATTCGACTGACGGAGGACGATATGGAATTCGATATGATTGGTATCGATCCTGCCATCGCCAATGCGTTTCGGAGGATCCTCATAGCAGAG CTCCCCACAATGGCTATCGAGAAGGTCCTGATTGCTAATAATACATCAATTATCCAAGATGAAGTGCTAGCTCATAGGTTGGGACTCATTCCTATCAAGGTCGACCCAAGGCTGTTCGAATATATGTCAG AGAACGATACTCCAAATGAAAAGAATACAATAGTATTCAAGCTTCATGTTACATGTAAAAAGGGTGATACCCGTCTTACAG TGAAAACAGATACTCTTAAGTGGTTGCCCAATGGGAGTGAATTTCCAGTCGCATCTGAAAACCCAGCATCAAATCCAGCTTCAAAACCGAAAACTTATACATCATTCACTTGTAGCCAAGACTCATTGCCAGAATATTCCGACCAACCAATTGCCCCTAAGCATAATGATATTATTCTCGCTAAGCTTGGGCCAGGCCAG GAAATTGAACTTGAAGCACATGCTGTTAAAGGGATTGGTAAGACTCATGCAAAGTGGTCCCCAGTTTCCACAGCTTGGTATAGGATGCTTCCTGAG GTTGTTTTATTGCAAGAAGTGGAAGATGAAAAAGCTGAAGAGCTTGTAAAAAAATGCCCAGTTAATGTATTTGACATTGAAGATCTTGCTAAGG GTAAGAAGAGGGCAACTGTAGCCCGACCACGAGCTTGCACGCTGTGTAGGGAATGCATTAGAGGGGAAGATTGGGAGAAGCGTGTGGCAATAAGGCGTGTTAAAGACCATTTCATCT TTACCATTGAATCAGCGGGGGCATTACCACCAGATGTGTTATTCACTGAGGTTGTGAAGATCTTGGAAGACAAGTGTGAGCGTGTGATTACTGAACTTTCGTGA
- the LOC122663643 gene encoding DNA-directed RNA polymerases I and III subunit RPAC1-like isoform X1 — MVSYSSLKAKPIQLSTTLKFAQFAEELIMPRVSALDLPDLPKGQLPPHLELQRTRVHCAADAPTHTENVQYSGAYAMMGVDNGTRLDEFCKKFEVEVIRLTEDDMEFDMIGIDPAIANAFRRILIAELPTMAIEKVLIANNTSIIQDEVLAHRLGLIPIKVDPRLFEYMSENDTPNEKNTIVFKLHVTCKKGDTRLTVKTDTLKWLPNGSEFPVASENPASNPASKPKTYTSFTCSQDSLPEYSDQPIAPKHNDIILAKLGPGQEIELEAHAVKGIGKTHAKWSPVSTAWYRMLPEVVLLQEVEDEKAEELVKKCPVNVFDIEDLAKGKKRATVARPRACTLCRECIRGEDWEKRVAIRRVKDHFIFTIESAGALPPDVLFTEVVKILEDKCERVITELS, encoded by the exons ATGGTCTCATACTCTTCACTTAAAGCAAAACCCATTCAACTCTCAACAACTCTGAAGTTTGCTCAATTTGCAGAGGAGTTGATCATGCCTAGGGTTTCCGCTCTTGACTTGCCTGATTTGCCCAAGGGGCAGCTCCCTCCGCACCTCGAGCTTCAGCGGACTCGTGTCCACTGTGCTGCTGATGCTCCAACTCAT ACAGAAAATGTTCAATACTCTGGTGCCTATGCAATGATGGGAGTTGATAATGGTACTCGGTTGGATGAGTTCTGCAAAAAGTTCGAAGTTGAAGTGATTCGACTGACGGAGGACGATATGGAATTCGATATGATTGGTATCGATCCTGCCATCGCCAATGCGTTTCGGAGGATCCTCATAGCAGAG CTCCCCACAATGGCTATCGAGAAGGTCCTGATTGCTAATAATACATCAATTATCCAAGATGAAGTGCTAGCTCATAGGTTGGGACTCATTCCTATCAAGGTCGACCCAAGGCTGTTCGAATATATGTCAG AGAACGATACTCCAAATGAAAAGAATACAATAGTATTCAAGCTTCATGTTACATGTAAAAAGGGTGATACCCGTCTTACAG TGAAAACAGATACTCTTAAGTGGTTGCCCAATGGGAGTGAATTTCCAGTCGCATCTGAAAACCCAGCATCAAATCCAGCTTCAAAACCGAAAACTTATACATCATTCACTTGTAGCCAAGACTCATTGCCAGAATATTCCGACCAACCAATTGCCCCTAAGCATAATGATATTATTCTCGCTAAGCTTGGGCCAGGCCAG GAAATTGAACTTGAAGCACATGCTGTTAAAGGGATTGGTAAGACTCATGCAAAGTGGTCCCCAGTTTCCACAGCTTGGTATAGGATGCTTCCTGAG GTTGTTTTATTGCAAGAAGTGGAAGATGAAAAAGCTGAAGAGCTTGTAAAAAAATGCCCAGTTAATGTATTTGACATTGAAGATCTTGCTAAGG GTAAGAAGAGGGCAACTGTAGCCCGACCACGAGCTTGCACGCTGTGTAGGGAATGCATTAGAGGGGAAGATTGGGAGAAGCGTGTGGCAATAAGGCGTGTTAAAGACCATTTCATCT TTACCATTGAATCAGCGGGGGCATTACCACCAGATGTGTTATTCACTGAGGTTGTGAAGATCTTGGAAGACAAGTGTGAGCGTGTGATTACTGAACTTTCGTGA